ATTCTTTCAATGTCACACGGCAAAACCTGATCACTATGATATTATTTGAGTTTTGAGATTAGAAGGCAAGGCGCAGCATGTGCTTCTGTAGATCTGGCCCTCAGTGTCAGTACCACAGGCTTATAACTGCAGTAACTTACGGTCTCCAGCAGTGGGCAGCAGATACCACCCACTGCGGGTAGATGAGGGTGCCTCCGCAGTAGTGGATGCCAAAGAAGCGGAGGGAGGCTTGATACTTGATGGAGTAGGGTTTTACCTCGACACCCCCGATGATCCTCTGCCCATACACACCTAAGAGCCGAAAGATCTAACTCATAAatgaaatattgcacttttctCTAACATAAAATAAGCTTTTAGTTATTCCATAAGAGTTACATGAGTCCTGTGTTCAGTGAACGGTTAAAAGTAAAGAAGAAGACAGTATGCACTCACCTGTTAGGTTTACAACAAGTACAAGGAGGAGTGGGAGGTGATAGGATGGAGCCAGGTTCATGTTTGTGactagaaagaaagaaagaaagaaagaaagaaagaaagacttgAATGTAATTTGCTTCTGtcgcttttttaaaattcttttgcGTTCTACATTCTCCTACACTCTTTTATGTACTTTGTAAAATATCCTGTATTATCAACCACAATAACTAAAAGTAGTAACTGTTGAAATGTAAAATCATTTAGTAGCACAAATGTATTCACTCCGGCACAATAGGGGGTTTTCTTTTGTATGGTCCCAGCGGGATATATCAGAACTGTAGGTTCAAGTTTTACCCTGCAGCAAATGCACAGAAATTATTCCTCAATTTACAATTTTAGGTTACAGTGGTAGATAAAGATTCAGAGCCATCCTAAAGAGGTCGTTTTTACCTCATGTAGTATTAAAACATTATGTCTTAACATTTGGTGTGCACTGAGACATGAACTTCTACAGCTAAGATCATCTCTACATGTTAGAACTGCAGAGCAAAGTGTTTGATGATACGTTACGTTACAATCTGATGcaatatgttatgttatttacaACAATACATAACCAAACTAATATCTGTTTGATGCAAAGCTGTCTTACCTTATCTAGAGTCCAAGTCTAGCatccacacactgacacacaccccCCTTTATGCCGGGACATGCAGCAAAGCTTGGGAACTCTCAGGCCTCTTTTATACCTAACCACTCTCACTATCATTGTTCCCTGCCATTGTACACCATATATCTAagtgtctctcacacacacaaagcagagagTGTGACCTAgtatgtgacaaaaaaaaagcagccttCTCTTTCACTACACCTTTACCTCCGAGGCATTTGTTCGCACCGATTCAGACTATTGTCTCGTAGTGAAGACAAAGTGGAGATGAAACCCAACAAGGAAGAGAAATGATAGAATATACTCGCCAGACATTTTGGTGTATCCAGTGATGTtacaaaggaaaggaaaaaccTCATATGAATGCTGAGTATCATTTATTTGCCCCCCAGTGTGCTATCAATCTGAGATGTACTGTAGCAGGACATGACCGCATTCATTCGTTCAACAGGGATGAACTTATTCTCAGAAATCCCGTCCAATTTGGCAGAGCATGTCTTCTGTACTTGAGTTTTCCAAATGGACTGAGGGTTAACATGAAACAATCAAAGCAAACAGTGCAAGTCCTGGAGTGCTTTGGTAGCCAAATGTGCAACGTGCATGCCATGGCCTTCACAACGTCACTGTCTGAGTCCAGTTGGCGAGCTTTGTTGCACATCGGGGGAAAAATTGCCAAAAAGTAATCTGGAGAAAATTAGCGTGAgtccttcctctcttcttccagCCTGTTTCTTTTCCAGAGTCTCTCTCATTTAAGTTCCcaagctgctttttttttcttcgttttTTGAGTTCCCACACACAGGATCTTTTGGTCTGTAGACTAACTCATAGCCGCCATACAGTCTCCAGTCCCCAAGGTGTCAACCCAACTGTTAGGGTGAAAGGTGATAGCGTGCTTCGTTTCCCTCAGGTGCAAGGCTGAGTTGACAAACAcgatgcttgtgtgtgtgtgtgtgtgtgtgtgtgagtttgtgtgttagagagagagagagatagtgaGGCAGATGCCTTGCACAGAATTGCATGTGCAGTATAGACGTATCAGTGGACGAGTCTCAGAGTAGCACGTGTTACTGAAATGAAGTCGGTGCACAGACACTTGTTTAGAcgtttgtgtttattaaagTTATGGAAgttgattctggagaaagatggtttattcttgagtctcattcccaggtcgtcaaaaactgacactttgggttagAATTTCGGGCCTATCTTTCTCTGATTGTCTCAATTTTGAAGTGGACTTGAAGGGGTTCCAGGAGGTACCCAGCAACAATGGGAAtgattcattttcatgataacTCCATCAATTGGTTACACAATGACTATTTAGTCAAGACTATTTTcctgtaataaaacatctaaCATTCTTCTCAGGTGGGGGCCCTGCAACAAAATCTTATCAAATACGTGTCCATAgtctaatttgtgtcagtttaaGGGTCCTCGACTTGAAAAAGTTTAACCACTACTGAATTAAATGGCACAATCTTAattgtgtgaatgtttgagcttGAAATATAGGTCCAACTGTGtatttaaagggtcagtttacccaaattacaaaaagtTATCATCTACCTCTACTTGAACCATGCAGATAGTCTTCTTTTTTAGATATCTGTCTCTAGGATTCTGCCTCTAATCTTAAACAACTAAGGTGAATGGAAGATCATTTGTGGTGAAAATGTAAGTGTTTTATCGTTGTTGTTGTCGACCTGAACCCAACAGGGAGTTGGCAATTTTGAATATAGTGCTCATTTTGTGCCATTTACAGGTGTTGAACTTTAACAAGCTCCTCCTACAGAGTTAACCTGATCAACTTCTAATTTTGTGATGAAAAGTTATCTAAAGCATGAGTTTGTGATCAACAGCGTGGCCCCGGCAACAATTACACATgttaatccacagaccttgctgtcaacagttttttttaaaacatccaTTAATGACAGACATAAATATCCTGGGCAGGTATGAAATTCATATATGTTGGTCAgagagcccctttaaaattGTGTTCATATTGTGAAGACCAACTTCAGcttaaatatttgtattattttgtaaacatctgcctgagtcatgtttGCTTCGTCTGTATTtgtgaaatagaaaaaataacCATTTGTTTAAAGGTGAGTGTGAGTGTTGGTCCAGGAAACACCTGACAGCGGGAGGCCACACAAAGCCGTCTCTCCCATTCTCTGCTGGGTGAAGCATCAATTATTCAGCCTGCTCTAAATGTGGGACAAGAGGAGGTCAGGCGAGATTCTCCTCCCATGCTGTGGATGATGCTGACTTGCcagaaggctgatgatgatgacaacgatggtgatgatgataatacTGGTGATGAACAGGGTGATGACAATGCGTTATTATCACTGCAGACACGGATTCAATAATGACTGATGATTCATGCTCGTACAGAGGAACAGTTGTGCGTCTCGGCTGCGTAGAGTAGCTCTGTGTTGTCTTGACTCAGACGTGAATCTCTCCACagctacaaaacacacacacacacacacacagtaggcTATTGAAACATTTCAGCACGGATAAGCCTGGATGATGACACAGACAGAGCGTGCTGATACAGTATAGATGAACCTGCTCGGCACAGTACCCcgtgttgccatggcaacaatGTAAGGCCTTTCGACAAGTCAGGAGAAAGAGTTGTGATAGTGGCGGGATGGCAGGGGGGAGCTGGGCAGTTTTTGAAGGTGAACTTTGTTGCTCTCTTTCCTTTTCAATCAATGCTACAGTGTTGGACCCTGGTGCTGCATGACATGATGAAGGATgaaattaaaaactttttttttccccccagagGAAACTCGAGGATAAAGGTTAATGTGACTGACTCCTTCTGTTTCCAGAGAGGAGTGGATGCCCAGCCTGGGTACAGGAGACAGGGGCAGAGGACACTGGTTCTTTGGCTGCAGCGGTTCAGCTGCTGGTATGGTGTATGACAACGGCCTGAGACCTCCACAGCTATGATGAGCCTGCTTATGTGTTTAGGTTGTGTGCTACTGGACCTCATGACAGTCCACAGTGAGTACAtctctttttcagttttgtgaaCAAAATACTTGATGATATCTTAAGTTTTAAATGTTGGATCTGTTGCAGTTTAACGGTCTTTGATAAATGTTCAAGAGGAGAAGTTTTATATCTCCTTTAAAGGAATactttgatattttgtgaaGATCAATCCcagtctcatgtctgtgcagtaaatatgaagctaaagccAGCGGCCacttagcatagcttagcacaAAAACTTGAAATGGGGGAAACAGGGGGGGCGACACCGttccgaaggaccgccattccgacggtccgccattccgaccgggttgtggttaaggttagggtttcaggttcggaatggtgaccttttttcaaaaataattaagggccggcattccgaaacacgaaagtgaacgttcggaatgtcggcccttcggaatgccgccctggacccgggaaacagctagcctggctcttaCCAAAGCTAACAAGCTACCAGCACTTTTACAGCTGACAAGTAAACaagttatatcttgtttgttttatctatataagtaaaaaaatatgaagctaaagccagaagctagttagcttagcttagctatATGACTGGTAACATGGGGAAACAGGCTCTGTCCAATGCGAAGCAAAATCCATCTTGCAGCACCCCTAAAGCTCACAATTTAGGAagttatatcttgttttttaagctgtaaaagtgacaaagtgattttcttttgcAAGAAAGGAAAAAGCTCCCCCAAATTTTGCTATCCTCTAAACTGGCTCAGCAGTTTAGTTTGTGATTACTTCTAATCAGGTGTCAATCAAAGTATTTAAATATGCTTCCGCCTATGGGTTACAGTAAAAAATCCCAGATATGTCCAGGAAATAGTCTTTACTGTTTCCATCATCTCTGCGACTGTAGAACCTGAAGCCAATGTATAGTAGTCAAGCTGTTGCATAAGACAGAAAGGGAGAGCCCCCACTCTAATGTTTCAGAGCCAAAGTGAGGTGGTGACACTAGAAGGTCAGGTTATATTGGATTACCTTCATTACGCAGCGGCCTCCCAGGTGACAGAAAACCACTAATTGTTAGGCCGGGTCAATGGGCTTGAGGGGGGGATTAGGAAGGCCTCACTCTTTATGTCTCTCTTTTGTTCACTCAAAGCTCGTCATGTTTTATGAGATGGACTTTTTAAGCGCGATTGAAATCCATACCTGGGGAGCTGTGACTGTAGGATGTGCTTGGTATTAAGTGGATTAGATGAAAGCTAGAAGGaactttcatgtctgtttttgacaTGAACATGAAATATTGGTGCCATAATGATGCTTTTACATAAGTAGGGGAAAGTTTGTTTTTGGGGAAGTGGTTGTTAGGTCCACTCTCAGTCGGCTTTGTCATACATCTGTATATCTATAATTATACATCTTGTATTTCTTTATCCTgtaactgtttttgtttccaaacAGGCCATGTGTTCATGCAGGGCCGTATAGTAGGTGGGCACACCGCTGCGCCAAACTCCATCAAATACATCGTGTCACTACAGAGCACCAGGGGCCAACATTTCTGCGGTGGATCGTTGGTTCACAGATACTGGGTGCTGACCGCAGCGCACTGTAACATCGGGTAAGAATGTTTAATTGTTGTCATCAATAATCTGTTGATGCTTCTTGCTGTTATTGTTGGGTGAGAACTTACAAATCCATGTTGGGAAGGTCACATGCTACTGTGTGTATTAACATTTCTAACCATGCTAGGGGCATGGATCTATGGATGGCAATGTCTGGTttaccactttggtccagactgaaatatctcatcaACTACAGGATGGATTGCTCTGAAGCTTcttacattcattcatgtttggCTTGTCTGGCTCCAGACATTTGAATCCGCCCACTCCACTGAGTTTCTGTCTGATATCAGTCAAATGTTTGCCAATATGTATCCTAATGTCTTTGGCAATCccttgacttttcctcttgtttcaCCATTATGTTGATGCTTTTGGTTTTGAGTGACATATCTCAATAATTATTCAATGGGCTGCCATGTCATTTGGCACAGACGTTTGTGTtccccagatgatgaatcctaaTGTACTTGGCTGATCACTCAATTTTTCATTTGGCGCCATCATCAGGGAAAATAAATTGTATTCATCTGATATTTAGTGTATGACTATATACCTGCAAAACTATCGGTGCTATTCAGCAGatgctagcatgctaaactAGGAGGAAGTTTATGCTAGTTCATCAATAACATGACCCCTGGCTAACAGCTAGTTTGTATGATGTGTTGTTCCACCACATCCAAAGACAAAAGTCTGTATAGCGGTCCTGACCACTGTTACATACTCTCCCTCTGCTGGCCCCGGTGTGCCACTGTGGCTGATGCTTGGCCTCCTGCCTTTGCAGGTGATGGCGGTCTGGCTGATTACGAATAACCAATAAGAGGGGGTAAGGCACtagtctctgtctctttctccattCCACCTGACCAGAGATGCAGTCAGTCAGCCTGGAGGCTGGCTGTggtattatgttttgttttatgtttatctgatggGTGCGGTAGTCTAGTTTTCGTGGCTTTGTTTCAGTTAGGTTtagttgtttctttgtgttaagGTAGACGGTTCGCCTCCAGCTCTGACGGCCCTGATGGGTTGGTCTGGGAGGCTGCCCTGTTTGTGTGCTGgcccatcagtttgtttgtttgtttgtttgattgtttaggttttttttccctgtgttcGGTTGTTGTTACTTCCTGTAACAACAACGCTAATTTACAGCGCTAATTTAGAAATAATCAGAAATAGTCGTGTAATGAATTGAACAGGTGAAGTTCAAACCTTGCTTACTTTCAAATCATGATGTGAAGTCGATGTGAATGCCGGGTTGGCCCTTCCATTTTGACATTACAAGAGTTAGAGGAGGGGGTTTCCTAAGCTATTCAACCATCCAACAAGCAGCTCTAATGAAGCATAATGACATCTTAAGATAATGATTAAGATGCTTAACACAAGTTAGCATTGTCATACTGATTTTAGCATTAAACTCAAAGCAACACTGTGCCTAATTACAGCCTCACACAGTCACTATcatggctgcagactcttaGTCTTGTTCTACAAGCTTTGGTTCTATAAACCCAAAACTAATTGGTTAAAGGAAGGATCATCAAGCAAGAATCGAGGCTGTTTTCCTGCCTCCTGaatggttcagttcagttcagttcagttcctGAATGGATTACTCCTAAATACGACTTCCCTCATGAATCGACCTGACAGTTTGAATACTTGCACAGGCAATGACGTTCTTCTGGCATTCCTTCCGTGGACTCACACAAGTCGCTGTGTAGAAGCTAACTTGGCATGATTTTATATCGAGAGCAGATGGTCCCAACAGATGCCTAAAAGCAAACATCCACTCTGCTACGCGTAGGTAACGTCAAAGCGATGCCGCTTCATCGTGACGCAAAGTAAACCTGTATACAGGCCACTGGGAAGTCAACCAGCACACAGATCAACCCAGTCAGCTGACCTTGGCGTATCATTgcagtgtgtacgtgtgtgtgtgtgcgcgtgtgtgtgtgagtgaagtGTGATCTTGTCTCGATCCAGGAAATTGGCCGTATTTCTGTTCTAGTGTCCCAGCCCTACCTGCACACAGTAAGCCATTGTTCCCTGGCAGACTAACACTTCAGGCTTCATGGCGGCCGGGTGCTCACTCTGCACTGTGACTTTGAGTCCCGGTCATGATTTGTCATGTGTGTCACAACACATTCGCCCATCTTCCCCGCCTATTGATACACTATTTGACTCAACTAAGATACTAAAAACAATCATGATGGCTCCAGTTTATGAGGTTGAAAGTAGGCCTGTGCTGATTTtgtctgctctttctctctttcgtgctgtttttgttgataaatgtgatgtaaaatgGAAATGCCTTTTCTTTTAGGGCAGAGCACATGATGATAGTGGCGGGCGACTACACTGTAAATACCTTTGAGGGTACTGAGCAGTACGCTAAACCCCACAGACTGGTCACCCACCCCCTCTACAACAGAAGCACCAACAATGCTGACATCATGCTCATTAAGGTACAACAGCACATGCATAGCTGTATGCCATACATTGCCGAGctagtttgttgttttgtgctttgttattttataattatttcagCATTTACTGATGTATTGAACTCGCCtatgacaggaaaaaacatgtgaacgtatcagtggtttgcagaaatgtcaacTGCCAACAtattatcctggcaactgggctggaTTTGACCCGGTGTCCCTCATCTGATAAGAATTTTGCTTTTAAATTTTTCAAAGTATTTGAAACCCTCCAACCCTCCAAAATAGTCATACCTTGGGCGTTCATGGTTGAttccatttaaaatgtaatgctgcttttttattattacataaCTATAACCCACATTGACACAAAGCTTGATGTGTCAGCAATCAGCTGTCTATTTAAACATGTAACATGGAGACAACATTAGCTTTATTTAGATGCTTTCCTTGCCAGCTACTTGCTAACTTTGTTGCATAGAAAAATTAAAATAGATCGATGTGAGCAGAATTTGagggctgtaaaaccaaaacgatacaaaaatagaataaaagGCTCTGTAGACAACAAGGACTGCAGGGTTGgattaaaatattcagattgGTTTGTCACTACAAATCATTTTCTCATTGAGCCATTgttaatattttgatttttctgtcCAGTTGCGAGCACCCATGGTGCTGAACAAATACGTGTCGCTGGCTCCTCTGCCCAGGCAGGGGACCGGAGTGGTCGAAGGCTTCGTGTGTCGGGTGTCCGGGTGGGGCTACCACAGCCTGGGTGGAGGCCAGGCCCCCTTCACCCTGAGGACGGTCGCAGTGCCCATTGTGTCAACTGCAAGGTGTAACAGCAGCGAGTCCTTTAACGGAAACATCACGGCAAACATGATCTGTGCCGGCTACAGGACTGGAGGAAAAGATGCATGCAAGGTACAAGAGGACAAACCCTATCACACCTTCTTTAGCTACATCAGCCAGTTATTTTAAACAGCTGTGAGCTTAA
This Pagrus major chromosome 6, Pma_NU_1.0 DNA region includes the following protein-coding sequences:
- the LOC140998619 gene encoding trypsin, which encodes MMSLLMCLGCVLLDLMTVHSHVFMQGRIVGGHTAAPNSIKYIVSLQSTRGQHFCGGSLVHRYWVLTAAHCNIGAEHMMIVAGDYTVNTFEGTEQYAKPHRLVTHPLYNRSTNNADIMLIKLRAPMVLNKYVSLAPLPRQGTGVVEGFVCRVSGWGYHSLGGGQAPFTLRTVAVPIVSTARCNSSESFNGNITANMICAGYRTGGKDACKGDSGGPLVCGGRVYGVVSWGNGCGDAKFPGVYTAVSRFRRWIDQTIYRSYQRCTRY